In a single window of the Paenibacillus sp. MMS20-IR301 genome:
- a CDS encoding VOC family protein encodes MGRLVHFEIHADDMERAKKFYSEVFGWKFEDWTDYAGMPYFGATTGDSSQLGINGALVKRQGAAPEPGQAVNGYACTMGVENYDATEALILQSGGKPALPKYALPGMAWQGYYMDTEGNIFGIHQPDEHAK; translated from the coding sequence ATGGGCCGGTTAGTTCATTTTGAGATTCACGCAGATGACATGGAACGTGCTAAGAAATTTTATAGTGAAGTATTCGGGTGGAAGTTTGAGGATTGGACCGACTATGCCGGAATGCCTTATTTCGGGGCTACTACAGGGGATTCAAGCCAGCTCGGGATTAACGGCGCGTTGGTTAAACGCCAGGGTGCTGCTCCAGAGCCTGGACAAGCTGTTAACGGGTATGCCTGTACTATGGGCGTGGAGAATTACGACGCTACTGAAGCTTTAATTCTGCAAAGCGGCGGCAAGCCGGCACTGCCGAAGTATGCACTCCCCGGAATGGCCTGGCAAGGCTATTATATGGACACCGAAGGTAATATTTTTGGAATACACCAGCCGGATGAGCATGCGAAATAA